Proteins found in one Tsukamurella paurometabola DSM 20162 genomic segment:
- a CDS encoding MFS transporter, translated as MGGVSGHPGQQHYPPDEPRRRPGPVPRARVGAPSGDAAHENAETGPARPQYRTNHHLPPLDETPTPSERRAAEEEQRRVPRKITVTRVAAMRSREITEAGIKKWHRVTKADGADKSGLTALTYPVILNNAVDAALMVALANTLFFAAAQAESKSKVALYLLVNIAPFAVIAPFMGPLLDRIQHGRRVALAASFGIRVGLAVLLITNCTYDSIANTVNFDPWVLYPCALGMMVMSKSFSVLKSAVTPRVLPPQIDLARVNSRLTLFGLVVGSGVGGAIAAAAEFGLGRSLHMPGAILVLMVFAVAGAVMCMRIPKWVESTAGEVPTTMTYTGAIDREDTGGRASLGAAFKNLRVPLGRNVVTGIWGNTTIRVLTGFLTLYIAFYSKAQQASGTEAFTALAMVGAVGAAAGVGNFIGNGIGARMQLPRPARIVVQATIAATVGAIFAAALSNLVVITAITFLASGASAIGKVSLDASIQDDLPDESRASAFGRSETALQLGWVGGAALGVLLPPTLWIGFATVAAIMVAGTVQTVLTYRGGSLIPGLGGKRPEHIPPTMNGD; from the coding sequence ATGGGTGGAGTGAGCGGTCATCCGGGGCAGCAGCACTATCCCCCCGACGAGCCCCGGAGGCGTCCGGGGCCGGTTCCCCGTGCCCGGGTGGGCGCACCGTCGGGCGACGCGGCGCACGAGAACGCCGAGACCGGCCCGGCCCGGCCGCAGTACCGCACCAACCATCACCTACCGCCCCTCGACGAGACCCCGACGCCCAGCGAGCGCCGCGCCGCCGAGGAGGAGCAGCGGCGCGTGCCGCGCAAGATCACGGTGACTCGGGTGGCCGCGATGCGCAGCCGCGAGATCACCGAGGCCGGCATCAAGAAGTGGCACCGGGTCACCAAGGCCGACGGTGCCGACAAGTCCGGCCTCACCGCGCTGACCTATCCGGTGATCCTCAACAACGCCGTCGACGCCGCGCTCATGGTCGCGCTCGCGAACACCCTGTTCTTCGCCGCGGCCCAGGCCGAGTCCAAGTCGAAGGTGGCGCTGTACCTCCTGGTGAACATCGCCCCCTTCGCGGTGATCGCCCCCTTCATGGGGCCGCTGCTGGACCGGATCCAGCACGGCCGCCGAGTGGCGCTCGCGGCCAGCTTCGGCATCCGGGTGGGGCTCGCCGTGCTGCTCATCACCAACTGCACCTACGACTCGATCGCGAACACGGTGAACTTCGATCCGTGGGTGCTCTACCCGTGCGCGCTCGGGATGATGGTGATGAGTAAATCCTTCTCGGTACTCAAATCCGCGGTCACCCCCCGCGTGCTACCACCCCAGATCGATCTGGCCCGGGTGAACTCGCGGCTCACCCTGTTCGGGTTGGTCGTGGGTTCCGGTGTGGGTGGCGCGATCGCCGCCGCCGCCGAGTTCGGCCTGGGCCGCTCGCTGCACATGCCCGGCGCGATCCTGGTGCTCATGGTGTTCGCCGTGGCGGGCGCGGTGATGTGCATGCGGATTCCGAAGTGGGTGGAGAGCACCGCGGGCGAGGTGCCCACCACGATGACGTACACGGGCGCGATCGATCGCGAGGACACCGGCGGCCGCGCGAGCCTGGGCGCCGCGTTCAAGAATCTGCGGGTGCCGCTCGGCCGCAACGTGGTCACCGGTATCTGGGGCAACACCACGATCCGTGTGCTCACCGGCTTCCTCACCCTCTACATCGCGTTCTACTCCAAGGCGCAGCAGGCGTCCGGTACCGAGGCCTTCACCGCGCTGGCCATGGTCGGCGCGGTCGGTGCCGCGGCCGGCGTGGGCAACTTCATCGGCAACGGCATCGGTGCCCGGATGCAGTTGCCGCGGCCCGCGCGCATCGTCGTGCAGGCCACCATCGCGGCGACCGTCGGCGCGATCTTCGCGGCGGCGCTGTCGAACCTCGTGGTCATCACCGCCATCACGTTCCTCGCCTCGGGCGCCTCCGCGATCGGCAAGGTCTCGCTCGACGCTTCCATCCAGGACGACCTGCCCGACGAGTCGCGCGCCTCGGCCTTCGGCCGTTCGGAGACGGCGCTCCAGCTCGGATGGGTCGGCGGTGCGGCACTCGGCGTGTTGCTACCGCCTACTCTGTGGATAGGCTTTGCGACTGTAGCGGCCATCATGGTGGCGGGCACCGT
- a CDS encoding DUF3027 domain-containing protein: protein MTSALQSGAAVDLARAALEADEGAAVGAHVATVVEDEFAVAHYFEADLPAYRGWQWCAVLAATPGGEPTVSETALLPGPDSLTAPEWVPWDQRVRAGDLHPGDVLPPREDDPRIEPGYLLSGDPEADAVAGEIGVNLERVMSRVGRVDAAERWALGPYGPDSEMARSTRYHCGDCAFYLPLAGALRASFGVCGNEFSADGHVVHAHYGCGAHSSVPAPSGQGSPAYEPYDDGAVEKVPAERA from the coding sequence GTGACTTCCGCATTGCAGTCCGGCGCCGCGGTCGACCTCGCGCGCGCCGCGCTGGAGGCCGACGAGGGTGCAGCCGTGGGCGCGCACGTCGCGACCGTCGTCGAGGACGAGTTCGCCGTGGCCCACTATTTCGAGGCCGATCTCCCCGCCTACCGGGGCTGGCAGTGGTGCGCCGTGCTGGCCGCCACCCCCGGCGGCGAGCCGACCGTCTCCGAGACCGCCTTGCTGCCGGGACCGGACTCGCTCACCGCGCCCGAATGGGTGCCGTGGGATCAGCGCGTCCGCGCCGGTGATCTGCATCCGGGAGATGTGCTCCCGCCGCGGGAGGACGATCCGCGGATCGAGCCCGGCTATCTGCTCTCCGGAGATCCCGAGGCCGATGCGGTGGCCGGTGAGATCGGCGTGAACCTCGAGCGCGTGATGAGCCGCGTGGGCCGGGTCGACGCCGCGGAACGCTGGGCGCTGGGACCGTACGGCCCTGATTCCGAGATGGCCCGCTCCACGCGGTACCACTGCGGTGACTGTGCGTTCTACCTGCCGCTGGCCGGTGCGCTGCGGGCGTCCTTCGGAGTCTGTGGCAACGAGTTCTCCGCCGATGGCCACGTGGTGCACGCGCACTACGGATGCGGCGCGCACTCGAGCGTCCCGGCCCCGTCGGGCCAGGGCAGCCCCGCCTACGAGCCGTACGACGACGGTGCGGTCGAGAAGGTGCCCGCCGAGCGGGCCTAG
- a CDS encoding sacsin N-terminal ATP-binding-like domain-containing protein — protein MPSVRPADRFGTAELRAATLAAWRDSPTRAAEDLATERDLVTVGYRDRVAVELAQNAADAATAASAPGELSVWAAADGVHVANTGAPLSAAGVRSLAALRVSPKSDGAAVGRFGVGFAAVLTVTDHVQIRSAGGGIEFSAARSAADAGRDEVAALRLPYPCEEPPADGFDTEVVLFGAGGELVAEFAAEASDLLLDLPALTTITVAGERFTAPDLPTGRGPHARWVRGADETRLHSPTRTDEPLTLPVRVIADLPTTVDRRRLHPDADIARAAQGYAEFVAAQPDPMGLLPPRRPPAGPVDAALRAAVEAELRVRPWLPGGVRPDRAAVLPGLTDELFEVLRDALPLVGPELSSAPDAARLASLGVRELTAADVADALPRDRDPAWYAQVYTALEDARLPVDELGALPVPLADGRVVTGARGAVIAADRRDAEALAAVTWARVVHPAAAHPLLDRIGARRGTAAELLADPALRAEVDRIDWAVGATDDDLALTEAVLACAGEGIADGPAWLGVLPVPDTDGELAPADELLAADAPLRAVLGDDHPYGTVDPGFAARYSATALRAIGVGWSFGVLREEYPQGPDPSLDGAEQWWDQLPAEPRELIAVRDLDLVEHWEPALALLAELPGVLDDPAGYTAWWLHGHTALGRLRSPDDETFAGLLDPCTHPDAGRLRAALFTGVRSDADAQTLADAMADPSRSPVPGVVAAAHRGIAGWHVAALPERVRTVDGALVPARDAAVLDRPQFRFLGVPMVFGGIEQAADLAESLDLPLASERYRAEVVGRGERFVRGMHPGATLAQLLGELPEAPEIEVHEQLTVRTDSAEYAVPYWIDAAGVLHIAAIRTGDR, from the coding sequence GTGCCCTCCGTTCGTCCCGCCGATCGCTTCGGCACCGCCGAACTGCGGGCCGCGACACTGGCCGCCTGGCGTGATTCGCCCACCCGTGCCGCCGAGGACCTCGCGACCGAACGCGATCTGGTGACCGTCGGGTATCGCGATCGGGTAGCAGTCGAGCTGGCGCAGAACGCCGCCGATGCGGCGACCGCGGCATCGGCGCCCGGGGAGTTGTCCGTGTGGGCTGCCGCCGACGGTGTGCACGTCGCCAATACCGGTGCCCCGCTGTCGGCTGCCGGCGTTCGGTCGCTGGCCGCGCTGCGGGTCTCGCCCAAGTCCGACGGTGCGGCGGTCGGTCGGTTCGGGGTGGGATTCGCGGCCGTGCTCACGGTGACCGATCACGTGCAGATCCGCTCTGCCGGCGGCGGTATCGAATTCTCCGCGGCCCGCTCCGCGGCCGATGCCGGCCGCGACGAGGTGGCGGCGTTGCGCCTGCCCTATCCGTGCGAGGAGCCCCCGGCGGATGGATTCGACACGGAGGTGGTGCTCTTCGGTGCGGGTGGCGAGCTGGTGGCGGAGTTCGCCGCCGAGGCATCGGATCTGCTGCTGGATCTGCCGGCGCTGACCACCATCACGGTGGCGGGGGAGCGCTTCACCGCCCCCGATCTGCCCACCGGCAGGGGCCCGCACGCCCGCTGGGTGCGGGGCGCCGACGAGACCCGGCTGCATTCGCCGACCCGCACCGACGAGCCGCTGACCCTGCCCGTGCGGGTGATCGCCGATCTGCCCACCACGGTGGACCGGCGCCGGCTGCACCCGGACGCCGATATCGCGCGGGCGGCGCAGGGGTATGCCGAATTCGTGGCGGCGCAGCCGGATCCGATGGGCCTGCTGCCCCCACGCCGTCCGCCCGCCGGGCCGGTCGATGCCGCCCTCCGCGCGGCCGTCGAGGCCGAGTTGCGGGTGCGCCCGTGGCTACCCGGCGGGGTGCGGCCCGACCGCGCTGCGGTGCTGCCCGGTCTCACCGACGAGCTGTTCGAGGTGCTGCGCGACGCTCTGCCCCTGGTGGGGCCGGAGCTGTCGTCGGCGCCCGATGCCGCGCGGCTCGCGTCGCTCGGGGTGCGGGAACTGACCGCCGCCGATGTCGCGGATGCGTTGCCCCGTGATCGCGACCCCGCCTGGTACGCACAGGTGTACACGGCGCTCGAGGATGCCCGGCTCCCGGTCGACGAGCTCGGCGCACTGCCGGTGCCGCTGGCCGACGGCCGCGTGGTGACCGGTGCTCGCGGCGCGGTGATCGCGGCCGATCGCCGCGACGCCGAGGCCCTCGCCGCCGTTACCTGGGCGAGGGTGGTGCACCCCGCTGCGGCACACCCCTTGCTCGACCGGATCGGCGCGCGGCGCGGCACCGCGGCCGAGTTGCTCGCCGATCCCGCGCTGCGCGCCGAGGTGGACCGGATCGACTGGGCGGTAGGGGCGACCGACGACGATCTCGCGCTCACCGAGGCGGTGCTCGCCTGCGCCGGCGAGGGGATCGCGGACGGTCCGGCATGGCTGGGCGTGCTCCCGGTGCCGGACACCGACGGCGAACTGGCCCCGGCCGACGAACTGCTCGCGGCCGATGCGCCGCTGCGTGCCGTGCTCGGCGACGACCATCCCTACGGCACGGTCGATCCCGGTTTCGCGGCGCGGTACTCGGCCACCGCGCTGCGTGCGATCGGTGTGGGATGGAGCTTCGGCGTGCTGCGCGAGGAATACCCGCAGGGCCCCGATCCCTCGCTGGACGGTGCCGAGCAGTGGTGGGACCAGTTGCCCGCCGAACCGAGGGAACTGATCGCCGTCCGCGATCTGGACCTGGTGGAGCACTGGGAGCCTGCACTGGCGTTGCTCGCGGAGCTGCCGGGGGTGCTCGATGATCCGGCCGGTTACACCGCCTGGTGGCTGCACGGCCACACCGCGCTGGGCCGGCTGCGCTCACCCGACGACGAGACGTTCGCCGGCCTGCTCGATCCGTGCACGCACCCGGACGCCGGACGCCTGCGCGCCGCGCTGTTCACCGGCGTCCGTTCCGATGCGGACGCCCAGACCCTCGCCGACGCCATGGCCGATCCGTCCCGCTCTCCCGTGCCGGGTGTGGTCGCGGCGGCGCACCGCGGCATCGCCGGATGGCACGTGGCCGCGCTCCCGGAACGAGTGCGCACGGTGGACGGCGCCCTGGTGCCGGCACGGGACGCGGCGGTGCTCGACCGGCCGCAGTTCCGGTTCCTGGGCGTTCCCATGGTTTTCGGTGGCATCGAGCAGGCGGCCGATCTCGCCGAGTCGCTCGACCTGCCGTTGGCGAGCGAGCGGTACCGGGCGGAGGTCGTCGGCCGCGGGGAACGGTTCGTCCGCGGTATGCACCCCGGTGCCACCCTCGCGCAGCTGCTCGGTGAGCTCCCGGAGGCGCCGGAAATCGAAGTGCACGAACAACTGACCGTCCGGACGGATTCCGCCGAGTACGCCGTTCCGTATTGGATCGACGCGGCCGGCGTGTTGCACATCGCCGCCATTCGGACGGGGGATCGATGA
- a CDS encoding phosphatase PAP2 family protein — MTDQWPNPVDSGVLDAVVAIRTDGLTAAVRVVTTFGNTVSLIAIATIGVLVLLRLRRYAWAAYCGATSLAGWGVMFVTKLAFGRERPAIPPRLIEIDSLSFPSGHALNSMVVLGCLAVAATALTGRRWPLLVAGAGSVAIGLSRVYLAAHWFTDVLAGWFIGAALVAAGLLVAQRMAPEIRSGRAVRRGPRAAPPAAGP, encoded by the coding sequence ATGACCGACCAGTGGCCGAACCCGGTCGACTCCGGCGTGCTCGATGCCGTCGTCGCGATCCGCACCGACGGCCTCACCGCCGCGGTGCGGGTGGTGACGACGTTCGGAAACACGGTGTCGCTGATCGCAATCGCAACCATCGGTGTGCTCGTGTTGCTGCGACTGCGTCGCTACGCCTGGGCGGCCTACTGTGGCGCGACTTCGCTCGCGGGTTGGGGAGTGATGTTCGTCACGAAACTGGCCTTCGGCAGGGAGCGGCCGGCCATCCCGCCGCGGCTCATCGAGATCGACTCGCTGAGCTTCCCGTCGGGGCATGCGCTGAACTCGATGGTGGTACTGGGGTGCCTCGCGGTGGCCGCCACCGCGCTCACCGGACGGCGGTGGCCGCTGCTCGTCGCCGGGGCGGGTTCGGTGGCCATCGGCCTGAGCCGGGTGTATCTCGCAGCGCACTGGTTCACCGACGTGCTCGCCGGCTGGTTCATCGGTGCCGCCCTGGTGGCGGCGGGTTTGCTGGTCGCGCAGCGGATGGCGCCGGAGATCAGGTCAGGCCGCGCTGTGCGCCGCGGTCCCCGCGCAGCGCCGCCCGCCGCTGGGCCGTGA
- a CDS encoding DUF2530 domain-containing protein codes for MDGTSGSAEEAVSAPELPRSLTEPQPVVIAGTVLFAISLVITLIARDTFGAAWIVCACGVGVGLLGAAVLTAQRRAALRGDRGAQRGLT; via the coding sequence ATGGACGGCACGTCCGGTTCCGCGGAAGAAGCCGTCAGCGCCCCCGAACTTCCGCGATCCCTCACCGAACCGCAACCCGTTGTGATCGCCGGAACGGTACTCTTCGCCATTTCTCTGGTGATCACGCTGATCGCTCGCGACACCTTCGGCGCGGCGTGGATCGTCTGCGCCTGCGGAGTGGGCGTGGGCCTGCTCGGCGCGGCCGTGCTCACGGCCCAGCGGCGGGCGGCGCTGCGCGGGGACCGCGGCGCACAGCGCGGCCTGACCTGA
- a CDS encoding MarR family winged helix-turn-helix transcriptional regulator: MYSSAVTDNDDRLAGDLSLATVRFARHLRGRRRDSLVSLTQLSALNALANDGPLTPGQLAARERVQPPSMTRVIASLADLGLVRRAPHPTDGRQVIVSLSEEGEQVITGEARAREAWLRGKLDELTPAERETLDGAVSILNRLIAGEESQA; this comes from the coding sequence ATGTACTCTAGCGCCGTGACTGATAATGACGACCGTCTCGCCGGTGATCTGTCTCTTGCCACCGTGCGATTCGCGCGCCATCTGCGTGGGCGGCGGCGTGACTCCCTGGTTTCGCTGACGCAACTCTCCGCATTGAACGCGCTCGCGAACGACGGGCCGCTGACTCCGGGGCAGCTCGCCGCCCGTGAACGGGTGCAGCCGCCGTCGATGACGCGGGTGATCGCTTCCCTGGCCGACCTCGGCCTCGTCCGGCGTGCGCCGCACCCGACGGACGGCCGCCAGGTGATCGTCAGCCTCTCGGAAGAGGGTGAACAGGTGATCACTGGCGAGGCGCGCGCCCGCGAGGCCTGGCTGCGGGGCAAACTCGACGAGCTCACCCCCGCCGAGCGGGAGACCTTGGACGGGGCTGTCAGCATTCTTAACCGCCTGATCGCAGGCGAGGAGTCCCAGGCCTGA
- a CDS encoding GNAT family N-acetyltransferase, whose protein sequence is MIEIRTATEADWPEMFAHDVRSFGSPFEAEAADILRRTLDLDRFVVARDTEDGALAGVAGSFALTLTVPGGAQLAAPGVTWVSVAPSHRRLGVLRMMLDELHERYAAEGAAVAILTASEGTIYERFGYGTASFVDEVTIDRRTARLRAPAPGPTRTRALEAGAAKARIEDLYRRWHATTPGSVSAEQFWELFHADPEWARWGGSARRYLVHPDGFVTYRVDEKDRAELRDVKALTDAAAADLWQTVLGLDIFDHVTADLPADHPLREMLVDSRSVKTTARKDELWLKFIDLPAALEARTYDRDGDLVLAVDGAGYRLRIADGVARCSPSDAEPVARLSGATLAGLYLGATAPSTMAAAGRIDGDFRALSVFRTERQPELGTSF, encoded by the coding sequence GTGATCGAGATCCGTACCGCGACCGAGGCCGACTGGCCCGAGATGTTCGCCCATGATGTCCGCTCGTTCGGCTCGCCCTTCGAGGCCGAGGCCGCGGACATCCTCCGCCGCACACTCGACCTGGACCGGTTCGTAGTGGCGCGGGACACCGAGGACGGTGCGCTGGCCGGTGTCGCCGGTTCGTTCGCCCTGACCCTGACGGTGCCCGGCGGCGCACAGCTCGCGGCACCGGGGGTCACCTGGGTATCGGTCGCGCCCAGCCACCGCCGGCTCGGCGTATTGCGGATGATGCTCGACGAACTGCACGAGCGGTACGCGGCCGAGGGCGCCGCAGTGGCGATCCTCACCGCCAGCGAGGGCACCATCTACGAGCGATTCGGCTACGGCACCGCGAGTTTCGTCGACGAGGTGACGATCGACCGGCGCACAGCGCGACTGCGAGCGCCGGCGCCCGGGCCCACCCGGACGCGGGCCCTGGAAGCCGGTGCGGCCAAGGCCCGGATCGAGGACCTGTACCGGCGCTGGCACGCCACCACCCCGGGATCCGTATCGGCGGAACAGTTCTGGGAGCTGTTCCACGCCGATCCCGAGTGGGCACGATGGGGCGGTTCCGCGCGGCGTTACCTGGTGCACCCGGACGGCTTCGTGACGTACCGGGTAGACGAGAAGGACCGTGCGGAACTGCGCGATGTGAAGGCGCTCACCGACGCCGCGGCTGCCGACCTGTGGCAGACGGTGCTGGGCCTGGACATCTTCGACCACGTGACCGCCGATCTCCCGGCGGATCATCCGCTCCGCGAGATGCTGGTGGACTCGCGCTCTGTGAAGACCACCGCGCGCAAAGACGAGCTGTGGCTCAAGTTCATCGACCTACCCGCCGCGCTCGAAGCACGCACCTACGACCGGGACGGCGATCTGGTGCTCGCCGTGGACGGCGCCGGGTACCGGCTGCGGATCGCGGACGGGGTCGCCCGGTGCTCACCCTCGGATGCCGAGCCCGTGGCGCGGCTCTCAGGGGCCACGCTGGCCGGGCTGTACCTGGGCGCCACGGCGCCGAGCACGATGGCCGCGGCGGGCCGGATCGACGGCGACTTCCGCGCACTGTCGGTGTTCCGTACTGAACGGCAGCCGGAACTCGGTACGAGTTTCTGA
- a CDS encoding TrmH family RNA methyltransferase: MQPNYPIADPNDERLNDFRDLSTADKRPDTTRGVVLAEGVPVVERMLASRFAPHAIMGTAPKLDRLAGQAPAVPRYAVTADLMAEVVGFHLNRGVLAAAERPAPLDPARLLDEARIVVVLEGVNDHENLGSIFRNCAALGADAVLFGPRCSDPLYRRAVRVSMGHVLLVPFAHLPAAGWPGDGLALLAERGFRTVALTPSGESTVAQALAGRPERVALVVGAEGPGLSAEMLAAADVRAAIPMHRGTDSLNVATATAVALYECMSQ; encoded by the coding sequence GTGCAACCGAATTATCCCATTGCAGATCCGAATGATGAGCGGCTCAACGACTTCCGAGATTTGTCGACCGCCGACAAGCGGCCCGATACCACCCGCGGAGTCGTGCTCGCCGAAGGAGTCCCGGTGGTCGAGCGCATGCTCGCCTCCCGGTTCGCGCCGCACGCGATCATGGGCACCGCACCCAAACTCGACCGGCTCGCGGGCCAGGCGCCGGCGGTGCCGCGTTACGCGGTGACCGCCGACCTCATGGCGGAGGTCGTCGGTTTCCACCTCAACCGCGGCGTCCTCGCCGCCGCCGAGCGCCCCGCGCCGCTCGATCCGGCACGCCTGTTGGACGAGGCGCGCATCGTGGTGGTGCTGGAGGGCGTCAACGATCACGAGAACCTGGGATCGATCTTCCGAAACTGCGCCGCGCTCGGCGCCGATGCGGTGCTGTTCGGTCCTCGATGCTCGGATCCGCTGTACCGCAGGGCCGTCCGGGTGTCCATGGGCCACGTCCTGCTGGTGCCCTTCGCGCATCTGCCCGCTGCCGGCTGGCCGGGTGACGGGCTGGCCCTGCTCGCCGAGCGCGGATTCCGCACCGTCGCACTCACCCCGTCGGGTGAGTCGACCGTGGCGCAGGCGCTGGCCGGGCGACCCGAGCGGGTGGCGCTCGTGGTGGGCGCCGAAGGACCCGGTCTGAGCGCCGAGATGCTGGCCGCCGCCGATGTCCGGGCCGCGATCCCGATGCACCGCGGTACCGACTCGCTCAACGTTGCGACTGCGACGGCCGTCGCCCTGTACGAATGCATGTCACAGTGA
- a CDS encoding DUF2537 domain-containing protein, which yields MRFTVWYTGAAVAVLVALLGGPVLSALFLAVMLVNVWLGVALLALGTAGAAPVLYLYRRTPVARWFCAGGLLAVLVVWIAAGAAIANGVVG from the coding sequence GTGCGCTTCACGGTCTGGTACACCGGCGCCGCGGTAGCGGTGCTCGTCGCCCTGCTGGGCGGTCCGGTGCTGTCCGCGCTTTTCCTGGCGGTGATGCTGGTCAACGTGTGGCTGGGCGTCGCGCTGCTCGCCCTCGGCACCGCGGGTGCCGCGCCCGTGCTGTATCTGTACCGCCGCACCCCCGTCGCGCGGTGGTTCTGCGCCGGGGGTCTGCTCGCCGTCCTGGTCGTGTGGATCGCGGCGGGTGCGGCGATCGCGAACGGCGTCGTCGGTTAG
- a CDS encoding PLP-dependent aminotransferase family protein, translated as MDKSPADPPRPTPAIHIDDPSPAGIAGAIARMINTGELLPGDRLPTVRTLARELGVSPATISHGWQALARSGLVVSRGRSGTFVADGAARRPAPSSRTGAMAGRHGDVRWDLSLGAPDPQLLPEIAHSLAAVARRGETTNYHEHPVVPELGALLSATWPTTSEALTIVDGALDAVVRALDATTRYGDRVIVENPTFPQFLDLVEINGLEALPVELDDEGVRPDAFARALAQGPSAAIIQPRAHNPTGRSMSPDRAKELVRLLRGNSQCMVIEDDHSGSVVTAPDLSLGRWIPDRVLHIRSFSKSHGPDLRIAAMSGPAEVINRVVTRRSLGPGWTPRILQRLLYDLLSDATAERTVARAREQYRRRRDALLPALGGIDAGVATAEGLNLWIPVDDERRALIHLAAEGIRVAPGTPFVVGTPETDHIRVTIAPLDTEFDDVGRAVATAAAPFKRDEFYALRGL; from the coding sequence ATGGATAAATCTCCGGCCGACCCCCCGCGTCCCACGCCGGCCATCCACATCGACGACCCCTCGCCCGCCGGGATCGCCGGCGCGATCGCGCGGATGATCAACACCGGCGAACTACTGCCGGGCGACCGGCTCCCGACGGTGCGCACCCTCGCCCGGGAGCTGGGCGTCTCACCGGCGACGATCAGCCACGGGTGGCAGGCACTGGCACGGTCGGGCCTCGTCGTATCACGAGGCCGCAGTGGCACTTTCGTCGCTGACGGAGCCGCCCGGCGTCCGGCCCCATCATCGAGGACGGGTGCCATGGCGGGCCGGCACGGCGATGTGCGATGGGATCTGTCCCTCGGTGCACCCGATCCGCAGTTGCTCCCGGAGATCGCACACTCGCTGGCCGCCGTGGCTCGCCGGGGCGAAACCACGAACTATCACGAGCATCCGGTGGTGCCCGAACTCGGGGCGCTCCTGAGCGCCACCTGGCCGACCACCTCGGAAGCCCTCACCATCGTCGACGGTGCGCTCGATGCGGTGGTGCGCGCGCTCGATGCCACCACGCGCTACGGCGACCGGGTGATCGTGGAGAACCCCACCTTCCCGCAATTCCTCGACCTCGTGGAGATCAACGGCCTCGAGGCCCTCCCCGTCGAACTCGACGACGAGGGCGTCCGGCCCGACGCGTTCGCGCGCGCCCTCGCCCAGGGACCGTCCGCCGCGATCATTCAGCCCCGTGCGCACAATCCCACCGGGCGATCGATGTCGCCGGACCGCGCGAAGGAACTCGTGCGCCTGCTCCGCGGCAACTCCCAGTGCATGGTGATCGAGGACGACCACTCCGGCTCGGTGGTCACTGCGCCGGACCTCAGCCTGGGGCGCTGGATCCCCGATCGGGTGCTGCACATTCGCAGCTTCTCCAAATCGCACGGACCGGATCTGCGAATCGCCGCCATGTCCGGTCCGGCCGAGGTGATCAACCGCGTGGTGACGCGGCGCTCACTCGGCCCCGGCTGGACCCCGCGGATCCTGCAGCGCCTGCTGTACGACCTGCTCTCCGACGCCACCGCGGAGCGCACGGTCGCCCGGGCCCGCGAACAGTACCGCCGGCGTCGGGACGCGCTGCTCCCCGCACTCGGGGGGATCGACGCCGGCGTGGCGACGGCCGAGGGCCTGAACCTGTGGATCCCCGTCGACGACGAACGGCGCGCCCTGATCCACCTGGCGGCGGAAGGCATCCGGGTGGCTCCCGGAACCCCGTTCGTGGTGGGAACGCCGGAGACGGACCATATCCGGGTCACGATCGCACCGCTCGACACCGAGTTCGACGATGTCGGGCGTGCCGTGGCCACCGCCGCGGCCCCGTTCAAACGCGACGAGTTCTACGCGCTGCGCGGCCTGTGA
- a CDS encoding nitrilase-related carbon-nitrogen hydrolase produces the protein MTVIRAAITQATWTGDEASMVDKHEALARQAAADGAQIVCFQELFHGPYFGIVEDAKYYEYAQQVPGPLTERFGALAKELGVVIVLPVYEEEMPGLYYNTAAVLDADGSYLGKYRKHHIPNLDRFWEKFYFRPGNLGYPVFDTAVGKVGVYICYDRHFPEGWRELGLGGAELVFNPSATKPGLSNRLWELEQPAAAAANQYFVAANNRIGTESDEFGDLAVTFYGSSYFVDPRGNLVGDAGSTDTEEIVIRDLDLGLVRQVRNDWQFYRDRRPDSYTAIPAR, from the coding sequence ATGACGGTGATCAGGGCAGCCATCACGCAGGCCACGTGGACCGGCGACGAAGCGTCGATGGTGGACAAGCACGAAGCGCTGGCGCGGCAGGCTGCGGCGGACGGCGCGCAGATCGTGTGCTTCCAGGAGCTGTTCCACGGCCCCTACTTCGGCATCGTCGAGGACGCGAAGTACTACGAGTACGCCCAGCAGGTGCCGGGCCCGCTGACCGAGCGGTTCGGCGCCCTCGCCAAGGAGCTGGGTGTGGTGATCGTGCTCCCCGTGTACGAGGAGGAGATGCCCGGCCTGTACTACAACACCGCCGCGGTCCTCGATGCCGACGGCAGCTACCTGGGCAAGTACCGCAAGCACCACATTCCGAACCTCGACCGGTTCTGGGAGAAGTTCTACTTCCGCCCCGGCAACCTCGGCTACCCGGTGTTCGACACCGCGGTCGGCAAGGTCGGCGTGTACATCTGCTACGACCGGCACTTCCCGGAGGGCTGGCGCGAACTCGGCCTCGGCGGTGCGGAACTGGTGTTCAATCCGTCTGCGACCAAGCCCGGACTATCGAATCGGCTATGGGAGTTGGAGCAGCCGGCCGCCGCGGCGGCCAACCAGTACTTCGTGGCCGCCAATAACCGGATCGGCACGGAGAGTGACGAGTTCGGCGATCTCGCGGTCACCTTCTACGGCAGTTCCTACTTCGTCGACCCCCGCGGCAACCTGGTCGGCGATGCGGGTTCGACCGATACGGAGGAGATCGTGATCCGCGACCTCGATCTCGGCTTGGTCCGTCAGGTCCGCAACGATTGGCAGTTCTATCGGGACCGCCGCCCGGACTCCTACACCGCGATCCCGGCGCGCTAG